One stretch of Castor canadensis chromosome 14, mCasCan1.hap1v2, whole genome shotgun sequence DNA includes these proteins:
- the LOC109698339 gene encoding N-acetyllactosaminide beta-1,3-N-acetylglucosaminyltransferase 3 gives MQELRGPFGCRQSVESQAGRITERGVARGGGVAGELRLGGARAGRGLGQVKSARGGGGGCGVRRAAAWCHRGSEDSSVEPEELVKMRCSRIRPDLWLTVALGTVTLVALLSLHPPPPAVSCPAMSPDPPGEAEARSSLSPARPRPPPCVANASMASHPDFAQQPRHIRDFLLHRHCRAFRLLQDAVATKCAPAVFLLMAIKSSPHNYERRELVRRTWGRERQVQGAPLRRVFLVGTANDPHQASKVNRLLDLEARTHGDILQWDFHDSFFNLTLKQVLFMDWQVSRCPNASFVLNGDDDVFAHTDNMVTYLRGHDPDRHLFVGHLIQNVGPIRVPWSKYYVPHLVAPQDHYPPYCGGGGFLLSRFTGTALRQAASALDLFPIDDVFLGMCLRHQGLRPAGHSGVRTGGLHSPSARLSSFDPCFYRDLLLVHRFLPYELLLMWEALNRPNVTCGRQARLY, from the exons ATGCAGGAGCTTAGGGGCCCCTTCGGATGTCGCCAGTCTGTAGAAAGCCAG GCGGGGCGTATCACCGAGAGGGGCGTGGCCCGTGGTGGGGGCGTGGCCGGGGAACTCCGCCTGGGCGGGGCGCGAGCGGGGCGGGGACTCGGCCAGGTGAAAAGCGcccgcggcggcggcggaggcTGCGGAGTCCGACGCGCTGCCGCCTG GTGCCACAGAGGGAGTGAAGACAGCTCAGTGGAGCCTGAG GAGCTGGTCAAGATGCGGTGTTCCCGGATCAGGCCTGACCTGTGGCTCACGGTGGCCCTGGGGACGGTGACCCTGGTGGCCCTGCTCAGCCTGCATCCCCCGCCACCCGCGGTGTCCTGCCCGGCGATGTCACCGGACCCCCCCGGCGAGGCCGAGGCCCGGTCCTCGCTGTCCCCCGCCCGCCCGCGGCCCCCGCCCTGCGTGGCCAACGCCTCCATGGCCTCGCACCCCGACTTTGCACAGCAGCCACGCCACATCCGCGACTTCCTGCTGCACAGGCACTGCCGGGCCTTCCGGCTGCTGCAGGACGCCGTGGCCACCAAATGCGCCCCGGCCGTCTTCCTGCTCATGGCCATCAAGTCCTCGCCCCACAACTACGAGCGCCGCGAGCTCGTGCGCCGCACCTGGGGCCGCGAGCGGCAGGTGCAGGGCGCCCCGCTGCGCCGTGTGTTCCTCGTGGGCACCGCAAACGACCCCCACCAGGCCAGCAAGGTCAACCGGCTGCTGGACCTGGAGGCCAGGACGCACGGGGACATCCTGCAGTGGGACTTCCACGACTCCTTCTTCAACCTCACTCTGAAGCAG GTGCTGTTCATGGACTGGCAAGTCAGCCGCTGTCCCAACGCCAGCTTTGTCCTCAACGGGGACGACGACGTCTTCGCCCACACGGACAACATGGTCACCTACCTGCGAGGTCATGACCCCGACCGACACCTGTTCGTGGGTCACCTGATCCAGAACGTAGGGCCCATCCGTGTCCCCTGGAGCAAGTACTATGTGCCCCACCTGGTGGCCCCCCAGGACCACTACCCGCCCTACTGCGGTGGCGGGGGCTTCCTCCTGTCCAGGTTCACGGGGACAGCCCTGCGCCAAGCTGCGTCCGCCCTCGACCTTTTCCCCATCGACGACGTCTTTCTGGGTATGTGCCTGCGTCACCAGGGCCTGCGACCCGCCGGCCACAGCGGCGTCCGCACGGGCGGCCTGCACTCCCCCTCCGCCCGCCTGTCCTCCTTCGACCCCTGCTTCTACCGCGACCTCCTGCTCGTGCACCGCTTCCTGCCCTACGAGCTGCTGCTCATGTGGGAGGCGCTCAACAGGCCCAATGTCACCTGCGGCAGGCAGGCCCGGCTCTACTGA
- the LOC141416548 gene encoding uncharacterized protein isoform X1, protein MDPGWTLLLLLLASIAVSPPGLAVATGTREKLCGHHFLRALVRACGGPRWAPESGHGHPSPAAGITGVSCSRHVRTVTVTLRPQVTCGWRDVHPSDRWLKMDTSRWDPVPNPVPRVLTATATAAQPSPTPHTAAAWSAAPRVTCWGSVPTDRPAPHGLGGGLPGPLKLGAVPDCYRHPDVH, encoded by the exons ATGGACCCCGGCTggacactgctgctgctgctgctggcgtCCATCGCAGTGTCGCCGCCGGGCCTGGCGGTGGCCACGGGGACCCGAGAGAAGCTATGCGGCCACCACTTCTTGCGGGCGCTGGTGCGGGCGTGCGGGGGACCCCGCTGGGCCCCCGAGAGCGGCCATGGCCACC CCTCCCCAGCAGccgggatcacaggcgtgagctgTTCCCGCCATGTGCGCACAGTGACGGTGACCCTGCGTCCCCAGGTGACCTGTGGCTGGAGGGACGTCCACCCCTCGGACAGGTGGCTGAAGATGGACACCTCGCGCTGGGACCCGGTCCCCAACCCGGTCCCCAGAGTCCTCAcggccaccgccaccgccgcgcAGCCGTCGCCAACCCCGCACACGGCTGCTGCCTGGTCGGCTGCACCCAGAGTGACCTGCTGGGGCTCTGTCCCCACTGACCGCCCCGCACCCCACGGCCTCGGGGGAGGGCTGCCGGGTCCCCTAAAACTTGGGGCCGTCCCTGACTGCTACAGACACCCCGATGTCCACTGA
- the LOC141416548 gene encoding insulin-like 3 isoform X2 — protein sequence MDPGWTLLLLLLASIAVSPPGLAVATGTREKLCGHHFLRALVRACGGPRWAPESGHGHRDLWLEGRPPLGQVAEDGHLALGPGPQPGPQSPHGHRHRRAAVANPAHGCCLVGCTQSDLLGLCPH from the exons ATGGACCCCGGCTggacactgctgctgctgctgctggcgtCCATCGCAGTGTCGCCGCCGGGCCTGGCGGTGGCCACGGGGACCCGAGAGAAGCTATGCGGCCACCACTTCTTGCGGGCGCTGGTGCGGGCGTGCGGGGGACCCCGCTGGGCCCCCGAGAGCGGCCATGGCCACC GTGACCTGTGGCTGGAGGGACGTCCACCCCTCGGACAGGTGGCTGAAGATGGACACCTCGCGCTGGGACCCGGTCCCCAACCCGGTCCCCAGAGTCCTCAcggccaccgccaccgccgcgcAGCCGTCGCCAACCCCGCACACGGCTGCTGCCTGGTCGGCTGCACCCAGAGTGACCTGCTGGGGCTCTGTCCCCACTGA
- the LOC109698332 gene encoding tyrosine-protein kinase JAK3, whose product MAPPSEETPLISQRSCSLSSSEAGALHVLLPPRGPGPPQCLSFSFGDHLAEELCVQAAKASGILPVCHSLFALATEDLSCWFPPCHIFSMEDVNTQVLVYRLRFRFPNWFGLEKCHRFGLRKDLTSAVLDLPVLEHLFAQHRGDLLSGRLSVGLGLKEQGECLSLAVLDLARMSCEQAVQPRELLRTVSYKACLPPRLRDHIQGLSFVTRKRIRRTVHRALHRVATCGADRHSLMAKYIMDLERLDPARDAETFHVWLPGATGGQDGQGLLRVAGGSGVAWSPGEHESFQPFCDFPEIVDISINQAARGGPAGEHRLVTITRMDQQILEAEFPGLPEALSFVALVDGYFRLTCDSGHFFCKEVAPPRLLEEVTEQCHGPITLDFAIHKLKSGGSLPGSYVLRRSPQDFDNFLLTACVQTPLGPDYKGCLIRRDPTGTFSLLGLGRPHSSLRELLAACWEDGGLHVDGVALSLTSCCTPRPKEKSNLTVVRQGYSPSPNSTLQPQCKLSQMTFHKIPADSLQWHENLGHGSFTKIYRGHRHEGVDGEARETEVLLKVMDATHRHCMESFLEAASLMSQVSHPHLVLLYGVCMAGDSTMVQEFVPLGAVDTYLRKRGPLVPASWKLQVIKQLAYALNYLEDKGLPHGNVSARKVLLAREGTDGSPPFIKLSDPGVSPTVLSLEMLTDRIPWVAPECLQCLGDIQTLGLEADKWGFGATAWEVFSGAPMPVSSLDPAQKLKFYEERQRLPAPKWTELAQLVQQCMAYDPGRRPSFRAIVRDLNSLITSDYELLSDPAPGTLAPRDGLWSSAQLYSCQDPTIFEERHLKYISQLGKGNFGTVELCRYDPLGDNTGALVAVKQLQHSGPDQQRDFQREVQILKALHSDFIVKYRGVSYGPGRQSLRLVMEYLPSGCLRDFLQRHRARLDTGRLLLYATQICKGMEYLGSRRCVHRDLAARNILVESEAHVKIADFGLAKLLPLDKDYYVVREPGQSPIFWFAPESLADSVFSRQSDVWSFGVLLYELFTYGDKARSPSAEFLRMMGGDRDAPNLCRLLELLAEGRRLPAPPTCPAEVQELMRLCWAPTPQDRPSFGALGPRLEALWSASRG is encoded by the exons ATGGCACCTCCGAGCGAGGAGACACCGCTGATTTCCCAGCGCTCCTGCAGCCTCTCGTCCTCGGAGGCTGGTGCCCTGCACGTGCTGCTGCCCCCTCGGGGACCTGGGCCTCCCCAGTGCCTGTCATTCTCCTTTGGGGACCACTTGGCTGAGGAGCTTTGCGTACAGGCTGCCAAGGCCAGCG GCATTCTGCCCGTATGTCACTCGCTCTTTGCTCTGGCCACGGAAGACTTGTCCTGCTGGTTCCCCCCATGTCACATCTTCTCCATGGAGGACGTCAACACCCAAGTCTTGGTCTACAGGCTCCG CTTTCGCTTCCCCAACTGGTTTGGACTGGAGAAGTGTCACCGCTTTGGGCTACGTAAGGACCTGACCAGTGCCGTGCTTGACCTGCCCGTCCTGGAACACCTCTTTGCCCAG CACCGAGGTGACCTGCTGAGCGGGCGTCTCTCGGTGGGCCTTGGCCTCAAAGAACAGGGCGAATGTCTCAGCCTGGCTGTCCTGGACCTGGCCCGGATGTCCTGCGAGCAGGCTGTGCAGCCAAGGGAGCTGCTGAGGACGGTCAG CTACAAGGCCTGCCTGCCACCCCGCCTGCGCGACCACATCCAGGGTCTGAGCTTCGTGACACGGAAGCGCATCCGCAGGACGGTGCACCGCGCGCTGCACCGCGTGGCCACCTGCGGGGCTGACCGCCACTCACTCATGGCCAAGTACATCATGGACCTGGAGCGGCTGGACCCGGCCAGGGACGCCGAGACCTTCCACGTGTGGCTCCCTGGGGCCACGGGTGGCCAGGACGGCCAGGGGCTGCTGCGCGTGGCTGGTGGAAGCGGCGTGGCGTGGAGCCCCGGAGAACACGAG tcCTTCCAGCCCTTCTGTGACTTTCCTGAAATCGTGGACATCAGCATCAACCAGGCCGCACGCGGGGGCCCGGCCGGGGAGCACCGGCTGGTCACTATCACCAGGATGGACCAACAAATCCTG GAGGCCGAGTTCCCGGGGCTGCCGGAGGCGCTGTCCTTTGTGGCTCTGGTGGACGGCTACTTCCGCCTGACCTGCGACTCGGGCCACTTCTTCTGCAAGGAGGTGGCCCCGCCAAGGCTGCTGGAGGAGGTGACCGAGCAGTGCCACGGCCCCATCAC ACTGGATTTTGCCATCCACAAACTGAAATCTGGGGGGTCACTGCCCGGCTCCTATGTCCTCCGCCGCAGCCCCCAGGACTTCGACAACTTCCTCCTCACCGCCTGTGTCCAG ACTCCCCTCGGTCCAGATTACAAGGGCTGCCTGATCCGGAGGGACCCCACGGGAACCTTCTCCCTGCTGGGCCTTGGCCGGCCGCATAGCAGTCTTCGTGAGCTCCTGGCAGCCTGTTGGGAAGATGGGGGGCTGCACGTGGATGGGGTTGCACTCAGCCTTACATCTTGCTGCACCCCCAGACCCAAAG AGAAATCCAACCTGACTGTGGTGCGACAGGGATACAGCCCGTCCCCAAACTCCACACTTCAGCCCCAGTGCAAACTGAGCCAGATGACATTTCACAAGATCCCGGCCGACAGCCTGCAGTGG CACGAGAACCTGGGCCACGGGTCCTTCACCAAGATTTACCGGGGACATCGGCACGAGGGGGTGGACGGCGAGGCCCGCGAGACCGAGGTGCTCCTGAAGGTCATGGATGCCACACACAGGCACTGCATGGAG TCCTTCCTGGAAGCAGCCAGCCTGATGAGCCAAGTGTCACACCCACATCTGGTGTTGCTGTATGGCGTGTGCATGGCGGGAGATA GCACCATGGTCCAGGAATTTGTGCCCCTGGGAGCAGTGGACACTTACCTGCGTAAGCGCGGTCCCCTGGTGCCCGCCAGCTGGAAGCTGCAGGTGATCAAGCAGCTGGCCTATGCTCTCAATTACTTG GAGGACAAGGGGCTCCCTCACGGCAACGTGTCCGCTCGGAAGGTGCTGCTGGCCCGCGAGGGGACTGACGGGAGCCCCCCTTTCATCAAACTGAGTGACCCTGGCGTCAGCCCCACGGTGCTAAGCCTGGAAA TGCTGACCGACAGGATCCCATGGGTGGCCCCCGAGTGCCTGCAGTGCCTCGGGGACATTCAGACGCTGGGCTTGGAGGCTGACAAGTGGGGTTTCGGGGCCACGGCCTGGGAGGTGTTCAGCGGGGCGCCCATGCCCGTCAGCAGCCTGGACCCCGCCCAG AAGCTCAAGTTCTACGAGGAGCGACAGCGGCTGCCGGCCCCGAAGTGGACAGAGCTGGCTCAGCTGGTCCAACAGTGCATGGCCTACGACCCGGGCCGGCGGCCATCGTTCAGGGCCATCGTGCGCGACCTCAATAGCCTCATCACGTCAG ATTACGAGCTTCTCTCAGACCCAGCACCTGGCACCCTGGCACCCCGAGACGGGTTGTGGAGTAGCGCCCAGCTCTACAGCTGTCAGGACCCCACCATCTTTGAGGAACGGCACCTCAAGTACATCTCCCAGCTGGGCAAG GGCAACTTTGGTACGGTGGAGCTGTGCCGGTATGACCCGCTGGGTGACAACACCGGCGCCCTGGTGGCCGTGAAGCAGCTGCAGCACAGCGGGCCGGACCAGCAGCGGGACTTCCAGCGGGAGGTACAGATTCTGAAGGCGCTGCACAGCGACTTCATCGTCAAGTACCGGGGCGTCAGTTATGGCCCAG GCCGGCAGAGCCTGCGGCTGGTCATGGAATACCTGCCCAGTGGTTGCCTGCGTGACTTTCTGCAGCGCCACCGAGCACGCCTGGACACGGGTCGCCTCTTGCTCTACGCCACGCAGATCTGCAAG GGCATGGAGTACCTGGGCTCCCGCCGCTGCGTGCACCGCGACCTGGCCGCGCGCAATATCCTGGTGGAGAGCGAGGCGCACGTGAAGATCGCCGACTTCGGCCTCGCCAAGCTGCTGCCGCTGGACAAGGACTACTACGTGGTCCGCGAGCCCGGCCAGAGCCCCATCTTCTG GTTCGCCCCCGAGTCCCTGGCGGACAGCGTGTTCTCGCGGCAGTCTGACGTGTGGAGCTTCGGGGTGCTGCTGTACGAGCTGTTCACCTACGGCGACAAGGCCCGCAGCCCCTCGGCT GAGTTCCTGCGCATGATGGGGGGCGACCGCGACGCCCCCAACCTGTGCCGCCTGCTGGAGCTGCTGGCCGAGGGCCGCCGGCTGCCCGCGCCCCCCACCTGCCCCGCTGAG GTCCAGGAGCTGATGAGGCTGTGCTGGGCCCCCACCCCGCAGGACCGGCCATCCTTCGGCGCCCTGGGTCCCCGGCTCGAGGCCTTGTGGAGTGCCAGCCGCGGGTAG
- the LOC141416550 gene encoding large ribosomal subunit protein eL20, producing the protein MKASGTLREYKVVGRCLPTPKCHAPPLYRMRIFAPNHVVAKSRFWYFVSQLKKMKKSSGEIVYCGQVFEKSPLRVKNFGVWLRYDSRSGTHNMYREYRDLTTAGAVTQCYRDMGARHRARAHSIQIMKVEEIAASKCRRPAVKQFHDSKIKFPLPHRVLRRQHKPRFTTKRPNTFF; encoded by the exons ATGAAGGCCTCCGGCACA CTCCGGGAGTACAAGGTCGTGGGGCGCTGCCTGCCGACCCCCAAGTGCCACGCGCCGCCGCTGTACCGCATGCGCATCTTCGCGCCCAACCACGTCGTCGCCAAGTCGCGATTCTGGTACTTCGTGTCGCAgctgaagaagatgaagaagtcCTCGGGGGAGATCGTGTACTGCGGGCAG GTGTTCGAGAAGTCCCCGCTGCGCGTGAAGAACTTCGGCGTGTGGCTGCGCTACGACTCCCGCAGCGGCACGCACAACATGTACCGCGAGTACCGCGACCTGACCACGGCGGGCGCCGTCACGCAGTGCT ACCGCGACATGGGCGCCCGGCACCGCGCCCGCGCGCACTCCATCCAGATCATGAAGGTGGAGGAGATCGCGGCCAGCAAGTGTCGCCGGCCGGCCGTGAAGCAGTTCCAC GACTCCAAGATCAAGTTCCCGCTGCCCCACCGCGTCCTGCGGCGCCAGCACAAGCCCCGCTTCACCACCAAGAGGCCCAACACCTTCTTCTAG